From Methanococcus maripaludis, the proteins below share one genomic window:
- the proS gene encoding proline--tRNA ligase, whose amino-acid sequence MEFSEWYSDILEKAGIYDLRYPIKGCGVYLPYGFKIRRYSFEILRKLLDETGHDETLFPMLIPENLLAKEGEHIKGFEDEVFWVTHGGKTPLEVKLALRPTSETTMYYMMKQWIKVHTDLPLKLYQVVNTFRYETKHTRPLIRLREIMSFKEAHTAHATKKECDAQIEEALTLYKAFFDEIGVPYVISKRPEWDKFPGADYTMAFDTIYPDGKTMQIGTVHNLGQNFAKTFELEFETPDGEKDFVYQTCYGISDRAIASLISVHGDEKGLVIPVDVAPIQIVLIPLLFKGKEEIVMDKIKELNKTLKSEFRVHLDDRDIRPGRKYNDWELKGVPLRIELGPRDIENGHALIVRRDTGEKITVEYSNILEEVEKIVSMYKDNLKIKAEEKIKSFITVVDFESDVNALSEKVKAELLENKGIILIPFEESIYNEEFEELIDASVLGLTTYEGKEYISVARTY is encoded by the coding sequence ATGGAATTTTCTGAATGGTACAGCGACATATTAGAAAAAGCCGGAATTTACGACTTAAGATATCCAATAAAAGGATGCGGAGTTTACCTCCCATACGGTTTTAAAATCAGGAGATATTCTTTTGAAATTTTAAGAAAATTACTCGATGAAACCGGTCACGATGAAACACTCTTTCCAATGTTAATACCTGAAAATTTGCTTGCAAAAGAAGGAGAACACATCAAAGGGTTTGAAGATGAAGTTTTCTGGGTAACTCATGGGGGAAAAACTCCATTGGAAGTAAAACTTGCATTAAGGCCCACATCTGAAACTACAATGTACTACATGATGAAGCAGTGGATCAAAGTGCATACTGACCTTCCATTAAAACTCTACCAAGTAGTAAACACTTTCAGGTACGAAACAAAGCATACGAGGCCATTAATCAGGTTACGAGAAATAATGAGTTTTAAAGAAGCACACACAGCTCATGCAACAAAAAAAGAATGTGATGCACAGATTGAAGAAGCACTAACGCTCTACAAAGCATTTTTTGATGAAATCGGTGTTCCATACGTAATTTCTAAAAGGCCAGAATGGGATAAATTCCCAGGAGCGGACTACACAATGGCATTTGATACAATATATCCTGATGGAAAAACAATGCAGATTGGAACAGTTCACAATCTTGGTCAAAACTTTGCAAAAACTTTTGAACTTGAATTTGAAACTCCTGATGGCGAAAAGGATTTCGTGTACCAAACATGCTACGGAATTTCCGATAGGGCAATTGCATCATTAATTTCAGTTCACGGGGACGAAAAAGGTCTTGTAATTCCTGTAGACGTTGCACCAATCCAGATTGTTCTTATCCCTTTATTATTCAAAGGAAAAGAAGAAATTGTAATGGATAAAATTAAAGAATTAAATAAAACCTTAAAATCAGAATTCAGAGTCCATTTAGACGATAGAGACATTAGACCTGGAAGAAAATATAATGACTGGGAATTAAAAGGAGTTCCATTAAGAATCGAACTTGGACCAAGAGATATTGAAAATGGACATGCATTAATTGTCAGAAGGGATACTGGAGAAAAAATAACCGTTGAATATTCAAATATTTTAGAAGAAGTTGAAAAAATAGTTTCAATGTATAAAGATAACTTAAAAATAAAAGCTGAAGAAAAAATTAAAAGCTTTATAACGGTTGTAGACTTTGAAAGCGACGTAAATGCACTTTCAGAAAAAGTTAAAGCTGAACTTTTGGAAAATAAGGGAATAATATTAATTCCATTTGAGGAATCAATCTACAACGAAGAATTCGAAGAATTAATCGATGCATCAGTTTTAGGTCTGACTACTTATGAAGGAAAAGAATATATTTCAGTTGCCAGAACATACTAA
- the psmB gene encoding archaeal proteasome endopeptidase complex subunit beta, giving the protein MISNSEYHKEYMKGTTTVGLLCNDGVVLATDKRATMGNLIADKEAKKLYKIDDYIAMTIAGSVGDAQSLIRLISAEAKIYKMRTGNNMTPLSCTTLISNVLHGNRHYPLLTQLILGGYDLINGAKLFSLDPVGGINEESSFTATGSGSPTAYGVLESEYKSDIAIEKGLLIAVKALSSAMQRDAYSGNGISLAHINKDGVKLYSDAEIEGFLKKINRKR; this is encoded by the coding sequence ATGATATCCAACAGCGAATACCATAAAGAGTATATGAAAGGAACGACCACCGTAGGATTACTTTGTAATGATGGCGTCGTTTTAGCTACTGATAAAAGGGCTACAATGGGCAATCTTATCGCGGATAAAGAAGCGAAAAAGTTATATAAGATTGATGACTACATAGCAATGACTATAGCTGGAAGTGTTGGGGATGCACAGTCACTCATCAGGTTAATTTCTGCTGAGGCAAAAATCTACAAAATGAGAACTGGAAACAATATGACGCCTCTTTCATGCACCACATTAATAAGTAACGTCTTGCATGGTAACAGACATTACCCTCTTTTAACACAATTAATACTCGGTGGATACGATCTGATTAACGGAGCTAAACTGTTTTCACTCGATCCAGTTGGAGGCATTAATGAAGAATCTTCATTTACGGCCACAGGATCAGGTTCACCTACTGCTTACGGAGTACTCGAATCAGAATACAAATCCGATATCGCAATAGAAAAAGGATTATTAATTGCTGTAAAAGCTCTCTCGTCTGCTATGCAAAGAGATGCATACTCTGGAAATGGTATTTCCTTAGCTCATATCAATAAAGATGGAGTAAAATTATACTCAGACGCAGAAATTGAGGGTTTTTTAAAAAAAATCAACAGAAAAAGATAA
- a CDS encoding beta-CASP ribonuclease aCPSF1 codes for MSAEDILNEIKAAVINKAPGNAVITDVEFEGSEVVIYAKNPELFSNNLIKEFARDFRKRLAIRPDPSVLVEPDIAKDKILKIVPEDAEITNCIFDANTGEVIIESKKPGLVIGKEGSTLEDIKKAIQWAPKPVRTPPIPSDTIKAIRATMYRERADVKDILRRIGRRIHRDVRLRDDSWVRTSFLGGSREVGRTCLYHQTPESRILVDCGINIAVEDEKAFPHFDAPEFSIEEIDAVVVTHAHLDHCGFIPGLFRYGYDGPVYCTKPTRDLMTLLQKDYVDITEKEGKNVPYSSKDIKNCIKHTIPLDYGVTTDIAPAINLTMHNAGHILGSAIAHCHVGDGLYNVAYTGDIKFEASRLLEPAVCQFPRLETLIIESTYGGYDDVLPERDETEKEFLRVIAETIARKGKAIIPVFGIGRAQELMLVLEEGYNQGIFNAPVYLDGMIWEATAIHTAYPEYLSKNMRNRIFHEGDNPFLSEVFKKVKNTNDRRNIMDSDEPGIILTTSGMLSGGPSVEYFKNLADDEKNSIVFVGYQSEGTLGRKIQKGFKEIPLMGKNGRSKAVKVNLSVHTLEGFSGHSDRKQLIKYLRKLKPIPDRILTVHGEVSKCIDLASTAYKLFKKETKAPMNLDSIRLR; via the coding sequence TTGTCAGCTGAAGATATATTAAACGAGATAAAGGCGGCGGTTATAAACAAAGCCCCAGGAAATGCGGTTATTACTGACGTCGAATTTGAAGGTTCAGAAGTAGTTATTTATGCAAAAAACCCAGAACTTTTTTCAAACAATCTTATCAAAGAATTTGCAAGGGACTTTAGAAAAAGACTTGCAATTCGACCGGATCCATCTGTTTTAGTCGAACCTGATATCGCGAAAGATAAAATTTTAAAAATAGTTCCAGAGGATGCTGAAATTACAAACTGTATTTTCGATGCAAATACTGGTGAAGTAATAATTGAATCTAAAAAACCAGGACTAGTAATTGGAAAAGAAGGTTCCACCCTTGAAGATATTAAAAAAGCAATTCAGTGGGCCCCAAAACCAGTTAGAACCCCACCGATTCCATCAGATACAATTAAAGCCATTAGAGCTACAATGTATCGAGAAAGAGCAGATGTAAAAGATATTTTAAGAAGAATCGGAAGAAGAATCCATAGAGACGTAAGACTCAGAGATGATTCATGGGTTAGAACTTCGTTTTTAGGGGGAAGTAGGGAAGTTGGAAGAACTTGTCTTTACCACCAGACTCCTGAAAGCAGAATCTTGGTTGACTGTGGAATCAACATTGCAGTTGAAGATGAAAAAGCATTTCCTCATTTTGACGCACCTGAATTTTCAATCGAAGAAATTGATGCAGTTGTAGTAACTCACGCGCACCTTGACCACTGTGGATTTATTCCCGGATTATTTAGATACGGTTATGATGGTCCAGTTTACTGTACCAAACCAACAAGAGATTTGATGACTCTTTTACAGAAAGATTACGTTGACATTACTGAAAAAGAAGGTAAAAATGTTCCATATTCATCAAAAGATATTAAAAACTGTATTAAACACACAATTCCACTTGACTATGGTGTTACTACAGACATTGCGCCTGCAATCAACTTAACAATGCACAATGCAGGACACATTTTAGGTTCAGCAATTGCACACTGCCACGTGGGCGATGGACTTTATAACGTTGCATACACAGGAGACATTAAATTTGAAGCATCAAGATTATTAGAACCTGCAGTATGCCAGTTCCCAAGACTTGAAACATTGATTATCGAATCTACTTACGGAGGATACGACGATGTACTTCCGGAAAGAGACGAAACTGAGAAAGAATTCTTAAGAGTAATTGCTGAAACCATTGCAAGAAAAGGAAAAGCAATAATTCCAGTATTTGGTATCGGAAGAGCTCAGGAATTGATGCTTGTTTTAGAAGAAGGATACAATCAGGGAATATTCAACGCTCCAGTATATCTAGACGGTATGATTTGGGAAGCAACTGCAATACACACTGCTTATCCAGAATACCTCTCGAAAAACATGAGAAACAGAATTTTCCACGAAGGAGACAACCCATTCCTTTCAGAAGTATTTAAAAAAGTTAAAAATACAAACGATAGAAGAAACATCATGGATAGCGATGAACCAGGAATTATTTTAACTACCTCAGGTATGCTCAGCGGTGGACCGAGTGTTGAATATTTCAAAAACCTCGCAGATGATGAGAAAAACTCAATCGTATTTGTAGGTTACCAGTCTGAAGGAACATTGGGTAGAAAAATCCAGAAAGGATTTAAAGAAATCCCATTAATGGGTAAAAACGGAAGAAGTAAGGCTGTTAAAGTGAATCTTTCAGTTCATACATTAGAAGGATTTTCAGGACACAGTGATAGAAAACAGCTCATAAAATACCTTAGAAAATTAAAACCGATCCCAGACCGTATATTAACAGTTCACGGGGAAGTTTCAAAATGTATCGACCTTGCAAGTACCGCATACAAGTTATTTAAAAAAGAAACGAAAGCTCCAATGAATCTCGATTCAATAAGATTGAGATAA